The window AAAGATAAAAGAAGCTCCTTTGCCCAGCTCTGACTCTACCCAGATATTCCCGCCCATCATCTCCACAATGCGTTTGGAAATCGCCAACCCGAGGCCCGTGCCGCCGTACTTGCGGGAAGTGCTGGAATCGGCCTGTTCAAAAGACGAGAAAAGCCTGCCCTTCTGTTCAGGACTCAGGCCAATACCCGAATCGATAACACTCACCTTAACAGTATAAGTACTCGATATAACAGCATTACTAACCGTATTACTGTCAGCAATATCATTGCTTTTACCATCAGAACCGGGCGCCAAATCCGCTTCCAGTCTGATAGATCCACCCTCGGGTGTAAACTTGACCGCATTGGACAACAGATTTGCAATTACCTGTGCCAAACGCTGATCGTCGCCTTTGAGCATTGCCGGTATAGAGTCGTCTATACGGACAGAAAGGTTCTGGTGTTTTTCTTCAACCTTGAAGTTGATGACATTCACCGTTTTTTGGACCATTTTTTCAAAATTGAAGTTGGCAAAGGAAAGAGCAAACTTATTGGCTTCTATCTTGGACATATCAAGTATATCATTGATAACACCCAAAAGGTGGGTGGAAGCATCTTCTATCTTTTTAAGGCAGTATTCCTTCTTTTCTATATCGTCTGAACCTTTGGCAATGGCGGTCATGCCTATAATGGCGTTCATGGGGGTACGCATTTCATGGCTCATATTGGAGAGGAAGTCGGTCTTGGCCTGGCTCGCCCTTATGGCTTGTTCCCGTGCGGCATCCCGCTCTTTTTCGCGAATATCCCGCGTGATAGCCCCTGCAACAACACTCGACAGGGTACTTAAAAGCTGACGATCGCTTTCAGTCCAGACACGGGACTTAAAACATTCTTCAATACTAAGGAGGGCCCACATCTTCCCGTCAATATATAAAGGCGCCCAGATAAAGGCTTTGACATCAACGATCTTCATTATCTGCCAGTCTTTATCAGCATTGGTATCATTGCAGTAAACCGTAGGAATAACGTCGGGCTGTTCTTTGGGGAAAGTACTATGAATAAGATCGTTAAGCCCTGTCTTTGCAGGATCGGTAAACACTGCGTCGGTTCCGCACCAGAGGTAAACAGGCCGACTGATATCAGAATCGGCATCGGGAACCCCTACGAGTATACGGGTAACGCCCATGAATTCCCCGGCAATGCGCAGAGCCTCGTTGATAAGCGCGGTACTGTCCCTGGCGGAAATAAAGTTGCGGGAAAGGACAGACATAAGTTCCTGCTGTTCAAAGCGTTTTGCGTAAACCGCTTCTTTTTTCTTATAAATAAAAAAACTCAAAAAACCGGAGCTTATGACGAAAACAATTGATAATACGAGCAGGATTGAAAGTATCATTATCCTGTTCTGCACATCGATCACCTGCTCATCAGAAACATCCACCCCTGAAAAAGCAACAACCTCGCCTGTTTCGCCAAAGATAGGCGCATAGGCGGTGAGGAGGCTTTCCCAGCCCTGGGCATAAGTGCCAAGGCCTGTACTAACAGCAGTGCGATGTTTGATAACCCATTCTATGGCGTCTTCCATGGGCCAGGGTTCGGACGCAAGGTCCACCTTGGTTTTGGGATCCACGTCATTATCAACAATATATAAGGCTGAAGAACCATCAGGGCTAAGGCGGAAATAATAGGCGTAGAGTATGTGGGATTCTTTACTGAATGCAATGAGCCGCTGCTTGACAAGGCCATAGATAGGCTTTTCCATATCCTTGACGGTTACCAATTCATTTAACTCATCAGCAGTAATAAGGGAAGCAACACTACGGGCTGACGCGAGAAGGCGTTCATCAATGCTTTCGGAAAGATATGTTGAAATATAATTGATCAGTACATTGGTATAAATAGAAATAACAAGAACCAATACAGCGGCGACGGAGAAAAGAAACACCGCCAGGTTATTAAAAACAACAGCCTTTAGTTTTTTGGATTGATTCATTTCTCACACCACTGCTGCATACACAGCAGGCGAACAAAAAAAACAATGGAGCCCTGTATAAACAGGGCCCCTATGAGTATCATTAGCTGAACTTCGCTATGGGCGCAAAGGTCTCTTCTTTGAGGGCAGCGCCGCCCACAAGGGCGCCGTCTATGTCTTCCTTGGCCATAAGCTGGGCCGCGTTCTCTGCCTTAACCGATCCGCCATACTGAATGACTATCTGTTTTGCAGCCTGGGCCCCGTAAAGCTTGGCGATCACGCTGCGTATGTAGGCGTGAATGGCTTCGGCATCATCAGGAGTTGCGGTCTTGCCGGTACCGATGGCCCATACAGGCTCGTAGGCAATGGTGATCTTTGAAAGTTCCTCGGGGGTAACACCGGCGAGGCCCTTTTCAGTCTGGCGTTTGCACACCGCTTCGGCCTTTCCCTTCTCTCTTTCTTCGAGAAGCTCGCCAACGCAGAGTATGACTTCAAAACCGTGCTTCAGGGCCAGCTTTACCTTCTTGTTGATAAGGGTGTCGTCTTCCTTGTAAATGTGCCGCCTCTCGCTGTGGCCCAGAATGATGGCGTCGACGCCGAGATCCTTAAGCTGGAGTACGGATACTTCGCCCGTATGGGCGCCTTGTTCTTCGGGGGCGCAGTTCTGGGCGCCCAGCAAGATGTTGGTACCTTTGACAATTGCGCCCACTGTTTCGAGGGCGGTAAAAGTCGGGGCCACCAGGTACTTGTGCTTCCCGGGCTTGAGGGCTTTTACCAGGGCTTTGGCAAGGGCCGCCGCTTCGGCGCGGGTCTTGTGCATTTTCCAGTTTCCGGCGATGAAGTAATCCCGGGAACGGGTAACTTCGATGCCGGGAAGTTTTTTGCCTTCCAGGAGTTCGAGGGAAGCGCCGCCGCCTGTGGACACATGGCTCATCTTGGAGGCAAGGCCGAATTTGTTGACCGCCGCCACCGAGTCACCGCCGCCTACAACAGTGATAGCACCGCGGGCTGTGGCTTCCGCCACAAGTTTGGCAACCGCTTCGGTTCCCTTAGCAAAGGCGTCGAATTCAAAAACCCCTACAGGGCCGTTCCACACTATAGTCTTGGCCTTGGAAAGAACTTCCTTGTACTTGGCAATGGTCTTGGGACCCACGTCAAGGCCCATGAGCTTCGCCGGGAGGTTTACATTATCCACCGCTACAGGTTCTGCTGCGGCGTCGAATTTATCGGCCCCGACATGATCCACGGGCAGCACTATTTCTGCGCCCACTTTCTTGGCGGTTTCGAGGATCTTTTTGGCAGTGTCTATCTGATCATCTTCGACAAGGGACTTGCCGATCTTTTTGCCCTGGGCCTTGAGGAAGGTATAGGCCATGCCTCCGCCTATGACGAGTGCCGAGGCATTCTTGAGGAGGGATTCCAGAACCGCGATTTTGGACGACACCTTTGCGCCGCCGATTATGGCCACCAGGGGTTTCACAGGGTTGGTAACAATGGGTTCAAGGTAGTTCACTTCTTTTTCCATGAGGAAGCCCGCCACTGAAACCGGTACGAACTTGGCAATGGAAGCGGTGGAAGCGTGATCCCTGTGGGCAGTGCCGAAGGCATCGTTCACAAAAATATCGCCGTATTCGGCAAGGGCCTTGGCGAGCTTGTCCCGCTGTGCATCATCTTTGGAAGTTTCTTCCTTATGGAAGCGGGTGTTTTCGAGCATGATGATGGTGCCGGGCTTCTGGGAGTCGATGAGGGCCTTCTTGCCGTAGCAGCTATCCTCGCCTGCGAAGACCACGGGCAGTTTGAGCTTCTTCGACAAATAGGCGGCCACAGGCGCCATGCGGTGCTTGCCCTTGATGTACTTGTCGAGGTCAAAGGTCTTGCCGTCTTTTTCGGCCTTGCCCTTGGCTTTTTCGGCGTCCTTGGAAGGATCCCCCAAATGGCTCATGAGGGTAAGGGTTTTGACGCCCTGGCCCAGAATGTACTTGATAGTGGGAATAGCCGCCGTGATGCGGGTATCGTCCTGTACGACCCCGTCCTTCATGGGGACATTGAAGTCCACCCGCATGATAACCCGCTTGCCTTTAAGGTCTACGGTTTTTACTGTCTTAATCATTTTATACCTCTGTAAATTGAATAGAAAAAAAGCCCCGGCCCCCAGAACGGGACACGGAGCCTTTTTGTGTTTAACAACCTTTCAAATGCTTATTTCTTCT is drawn from Leadbettera azotonutricia ZAS-9 and contains these coding sequences:
- a CDS encoding GAF domain-containing hybrid sensor histidine kinase/response regulator; protein product: MNQSKKLKAVVFNNLAVFLFSVAAVLVLVISIYTNVLINYISTYLSESIDERLLASARSVASLITADELNELVTVKDMEKPIYGLVKQRLIAFSKESHILYAYYFRLSPDGSSALYIVDNDVDPKTKVDLASEPWPMEDAIEWVIKHRTAVSTGLGTYAQGWESLLTAYAPIFGETGEVVAFSGVDVSDEQVIDVQNRIMILSILLVLSIVFVISSGFLSFFIYKKKEAVYAKRFEQQELMSVLSRNFISARDSTALINEALRIAGEFMGVTRILVGVPDADSDISRPVYLWCGTDAVFTDPAKTGLNDLIHSTFPKEQPDVIPTVYCNDTNADKDWQIMKIVDVKAFIWAPLYIDGKMWALLSIEECFKSRVWTESDRQLLSTLSSVVAGAITRDIREKERDAAREQAIRASQAKTDFLSNMSHEMRTPMNAIIGMTAIAKGSDDIEKKEYCLKKIEDASTHLLGVINDILDMSKIEANKFALSFANFNFEKMVQKTVNVINFKVEEKHQNLSVRIDDSIPAMLKGDDQRLAQVIANLLSNAVKFTPEGGSIRLEADLAPGSDGKSNDIADSNTVSNAVISSTYTVKVSVIDSGIGLSPEQKGRLFSSFEQADSSTSRKYGGTGLGLAISKRIVEMMGGNIWVESELGKGASFIFTAVLEKGKDEKVIQLEGQGGEAEAEKDEGAFGGSTILLAEDVDINREIVLSLLEPTRIAIDCAENGVQAVKLFTENPGKYDMIFMDVQMPEMDGYEATRKIRELEKSSAAKQVPQIPIIAMTANVFREDVEKCLEAGMNGHVGKPLDLEEVISTLRQYLK
- the tpiA gene encoding triose-phosphate isomerase, yielding MEVTRSRDYFIAGNWKMHKTRAEAAALAKALVKALKPGKHKYLVAPTFTALETVGAIVKGTNILLGAQNCAPEEQGAHTGEVSVLQLKDLGVDAIILGHSERRHIYKEDDTLINKKVKLALKHGFEVILCVGELLEEREKGKAEAVCKRQTEKGLAGVTPEELSKITIAYEPVWAIGTGKTATPDDAEAIHAYIRSVIAKLYGAQAAKQIVIQYGGSVKAENAAQLMAKEDIDGALVGGAALKEETFAPIAKFS